The DNA window atgtacagacAACAATAACAAGAAAAGTAGTCATTAAGTGTGCATCACGAATTGGACTAAACTCATTATAATGCTATCAAAGCCAGCGTAGCGTTGTAGCGTTTGTACGTACGGACATACTGACATTTGCGGCGTCCCTCGGGTCTCTTCTTCATCCAAAAACAGCAATTCGTGTCAAGACGagatacttataaaaaatttgTTTACTCgtagtttttttgtcaaaatttcaTATCAATCGCGGTCACATTTCGAAGGTCGTGGCACATGATGATTTGTGTAATTTCGACATTTTTCTAAgtaaccaataaaaataaaaaaacagaataacgatttatatgtataagtacattAAGAGAAATCGAGTTGGATTGCCAACCAGGAATTTGgcttaacttaaaaaaatacaatcaaaaaGGTGCCACATGCTTTTTTATGAGTATTACAATCGACATTTCCTATTAcacattttgaatgataaaaaaatgagTGTAAAGAATTTCCGCATTTTCCAAGTaaaatatagaaatagaaatagaaacggacaataattttaaattgacaGAATACACCTCACCTCGTGGTTCTCGTGATACTTCTCCAAAAGAAGTAAtcaaatgtgaccgcggccggcaaaacgtcccactttgtcgcttgccagaaggacgaaatttgcttgtatcattatacgaataacctgtcaagtcCTTCCTTGCAGCAAGAGAAAAAGTGGCACGTTTTGCCGGCCGTAATCATAAATGTCAATAAAAGTCAATAAGCTTCCTTGTAGCAAGAGAAAAAGTGGCACGTTTTTGCCGGCCGTAATCATAAATGTCAATAAAAGTCAATAAGCTTCCTTGTAGCAAGAGAAAAAGTGGCACGTTTTGCCGGCCGTAATCATAAATGTCAATAAAAGTCAATAAGCTTCCTTGTAGCAAGAGAAAAAGTGGCACGTTTTGCCGGCCGTAATCATAAATGTCAATAAAAGCCTAAGGCGATTATGTCAAACggcaaaaacatatttctttaaACTTATCAGGACTACCAGGAGGTCCAAGCGAGCCATGTGGACCAGGAACACCGGGAGGCCCAGGCACTCCAGGACTACCAGGTGAGAATCTAGGTCTAAAATATCATATACAGGGTAGAAATATAGTTAGCAAGGGCAgctcttaaataataattattgacgTCGTGCCAAAAATCTGGGAGCTTTTCCGTATTCGCTAGGCGCACAACTGGTGCTGATCTCATTTTGTGGGGTTTTCTTCGCTAAATCTTTTGGAGCATAATTAGTTCAAACAGCTGCCGTTAGCATTAATATGCGACATACCATAAGATACTTTGTTTGTGACAATCAGCTCCACCTCTCCCTCCACCGACTTCGCACTGAGTTCACATTCGCACTGCCAATACCGTGCCGAATTTAACTAAACTTAGCTGCACACTTAAATGTAGGTAATATCATTGTTCGAAAGTGACAGTTGCCTTAATTCTGAATGTTCCGTTCTTATTCTTAATCTCCGGAATACTaaggtaaaaaacaatacataatgGATTTTCATACAACTTCCCGTCTGCTGAAAcggtaaaaaaaatgatttagaatttgtttataatttgaGATTGTCCATAATGACGAACTTCCAGTAGTACTTTTGCTACAtaaaggtgaacatttccaagcATATTGGTGAACAGTCTTATTCTTTTTCTTGTCCTAAGCCTTATCCCATTAtatggggtcggctctcctagtcCGCCTTTTCCACTGTTCCCGGTTTTGGGCTACGGTGTCACCTACTTCTATCTATTTTAGGTCCttctatatacatattataattgttatattgGTGAACAGTATCCTTTCTCAATTAAGCTGGGAGACAAAACTAACGGGTATAAAGTCCCACACACATAGTTGCTGTGACACAGAATGGTCTTGTATAGTCTTTTATGGATCTAGCCAttacttttagtttttttacagTAAATCCTCTCTCCTTTAAGATTAGGTAACAGTTTTACCATATaaaccctctggtgttgcgggtgtccatgggcgacggtaatcacTTATCATTAACCGATTCGTCAGCTCGAAACACGCACACAGCTAACACTTTTTTACCCGTGGACAACCAGGAACCCCAGGCAAATCGGACCTACCAGGAacctataacataaaaatagctTAGTTCTTAAGTTTTCAGATTACTTGCATCACTCACTGTCATGGGCATGATACATTGGCATATCATTttggtatatataaaaaaattgtattttgcaTATTCGTCTTTCaaattagttatattttatatattttttgtttttgtaaatattgaatattatatGTTGGATGGCCGCAATAAATTCAGTTACTGCCTTTATTACTATCATAAATCCATTGCACAAAACAGGTATTATTTTAGTAAATCCATATACAAAAATGAAGTGCCTCTCCACATTCATGACTCCTTATGTCAGCACAATATAAAGCATTTGTTATGGAAAATTTTTGCCCGCATTTACACTTAATGTATTTTCTCTATTCCTCTtctataaacacaaaaaaaactaaacacgCACACAGCTAACATTTTTTTACCCCTGGACTACCAGGAAACCCAGGCAAACCGGACCTACCAGGAACCCCTGGCAATCCGGACCAACCCGGAACCCCAGGCAAACCAGACCAACCAGGAACCCCTGGCAATCCGAACCAACCAGGTACCCCTGGCAATCCGGACCAACCAGGAACCCCAGGCAAACCAGACCAACCAGGAACCCCTGGCAATCCGGACCAACCAGGAACCCCAGGCAAACCGGACCAACCAGGTACCCCTGGCAATCCGGACCAACCAGGAACCCCAGGCAAACCAGACCAACCAGGTACCCCTGGCAATCCGGACCAACCAGGAACCCCTGACAAACCGGACCTACCAGGAACCCCAGGCAAACCAGATCAACCAGGAACCCCCAACAAACCGGACCAACCAGGAACCCCAGGCCAACCGGACAAACCAGGAACCCCAGACCAACCTGACCAACCAGGAACCCCAGGCCAACCGGACCAACCAGGAACCCCAGACCAACCGGACCAACCAGGAACCCCAGGCCAGCCGGACCAACCAGGAACCCCAGACCAACCAGACCAACCAGGAACTCCAGGCCAGCCGGACCAACCAGGAACCCCAGACAAACCGGACCAACCAGGAACTCCAGGCCAACCGGACCAACCAGGAACCCCAGACCAACCTGACCAACCAGGAACTCCAGGTTAACACTTACATCTAacgtttaataatttataagtacctaACTCGCCTAACGAACACATCATTGGgagcagggctataaccgcgattAAAATCGatatttgcaaattgcgggcatctctctctgtcactctaattacgccttcattggagtaaaagagaaagatccccacaatttgtgGGAATTTCGGTTTTGCGGCAGGCCCTGGGAGTATATAACACACACAATATAATTCAATGTTCTCCTTTCTACCCCCGTGCGAGAGGAGCAAACGTATCCTTACTTAGTGGACATAATCACCTACTCACACAACCCTTTGCTATTTCATAACACAAATAATTACAGAACTCTTCATTGCACTATTTACGCGGTATCAATTGAGTACTGTCTGCATCAAAAGAAGtgtatgaaacaacgcgccaaaagctACCCTCGATTACTTAATCAATTAGAAAATTTCAGTGACACGTTCATTGTTATATATAAAGAGACATATATTAACTGTTTGTTATCTCTAAGAGAACGGTAGATAATTTTGTCGCAGTCTGATACGCTTCtactgatttttattttattttcacaaatcaactatttcattttaattaatctaTTTCGATTGTCAATAACAGCATAACACATTTTATACAGAATAAgtgatttgattgatttattgaTGGGTACAAGCTTAGAATCATAAGCGAAGTATGCAACCCGATCTAAAAACCAACAGCGGCGTTGAGAGTTCGACTAGTATTATATTGTCATGTTGTAaaaggttattattttattattttaaaaacttatgCACCAGTTATGAACTAAAACACTGTACAATTCAAAAGAGAACGAATAATATTCAACTACTTaccatccatcatctcacaggaCCTTAACACATACATACACTGACTTTATGTGTTCACTCCACTGCTTGTTATTCTATGGATTGTTATTGATTATTCTTTACTTTATGCTATGGGTTCCGAGTTGAAttcgaatattaaaattttagtcCAAGTACTCTATAATCTATCACTACTTATTACTGTCAAAGATCGGCACACCAACTCTATTGAAAATATTAGACTTACCTATTTCAGTTCTTTGCTATTCGTATATATTGTATCTATACATTAAGGTAGCGTAAAACtgcctattttatttatagcatattttagatttttttaaatctatgaaataatcagacagcaaaaaatatttgtatatctgACAAAACGATACGttcattattataattagaGGGTCTATCACGAAGACTTAAgccgtaattagagtgacagagaaagatgcccataatttgcgaattttggtgttcgcggtaggctcttaGAGGCCAGAATTTTCGGGCCATTTTTGAATGTTCATAGTGAtggtttttgaattttaacgCATGGTTGCAATGTTAACTCAAAAATTTGGGTGGACCtggcgctccaggtggaccaggcgctccgggaggcccaggcgctccaggtggaccaggcgctccgggaGGACCtggcgctccaggtggaccaggtggaccaggcgctccaggaggtccaggcgctccaggaggtCCAGGCGCTCCGGGAGGACCAGGTGGACCAGGTGCTCcgggaggcccaggcgctccgggaggtccaggcgctccaggtggaccaggcgctccgggaggcccaggcgctccaggtggaccaggtGGACCAGGTGCTCCGGGAGGtccaggcgctccaggtggaccaggcgctccgggtGGACCAGGTGCACCGGGaggaccaggcgctccaggtggaccaggtGGACCAGGTGCTCcgggaggcccaggcgctccgggaggtccaggcgctccaggtggaccaggcgctccgggaggcccaggcgctccaggtggaccaggtggaccaggcgctccaggaggcccaggcgctccaggcggaccaggcgctccgggtggaccaggcgctccaggaggaccaggcgctccaggtggaccaggtggaccaggcgctccgggtggaccaggcgctccgggcggcccaggcgctccgggcggcccaggcgctccgggaggaccaggcgctccaggtggaccaggtggaccaggcgctccaggaggtCCAGGGgctccaggaggcccaggcgctccaggaggcccaggggctccaggaggcccaggcgctccaggaggcccaggcgctccgggcggaccaggcgctccaggtggacctggtggaccaggcgctccgggaggcccaggcgctccaggtggaccaggcgctccaggaggcccaggcgcgccaggaggcccaggcgctccaggaggcccaggcgctccgggcggaccaggcgctccaggtggaccaggtGCTCCGGGAGGTCCAGGCGCACCAGGTGGACCAGGTGGACCAGGTGCTCcgggaggcccaggcgctccaggtgggccaggcgctccaggtggaccaggcgctccaggaggcccaggcgctccgggcggaccaggcgctccgggaggtccaggcgctccaggtggaccaggtgctccgggtggaccaggcgctccaggtggaccaggtggaccaggcgctccaggaggcccaggcgctccaggtggaccaggcgctccgggaggcccaggcgctccaggtggaccaggcgctccaggaggcccaggcgctccgggcggaccaggcgctccgggaggtccaggcgctccaggtggaccaggtggaccaggcgctccaggtggaccaggtgctccgggtggaccaggcgctccaggtggaccaggtGGACCAGGTGCTCCAGGAGGCCCAGGagctccaggtggaccaggcgctccgggagtcccaggcgctccaggtggaccaggcgctccgggaggaccaggcgctccaggtggaccaggtGGACCAGGTgctccaggaggcccaggcgctccaggtggaccaggcgctccgggaggcccaggcgctccaggtggaccaggcgctccgggaggaccaggcgctccaggtggaccaggtggaccaggcgctccaggaggcccaggcgctccgggcggaccaggcgctccgggaggtccaggcgctccaggtggaccaggtggaccaggcgctccgggaggcccaggcgctccaggtggaccaggcgctccaggaggcccaggcgctccaggtgggccaggcgctccaggtggaccaggtggaccaggcgctccaggaggcccaggcgctccaggtgggccaggcgctccaggtggaccaggtggaccaggcgctccaggaggcccaggcgctccaggtgggccaggcgctccaggtggaccaggcgctccgggtggaccaggtggaccaggcgctccgggaGGCCCAGGCTCTCCAGGAAAACCAGGGAAACCAGGCAAAGCAACGAAGAAAACAACAAGCTCACACCAAGAATCCGGTACTTCATCTGGAAACAGCTCATCACAGAACGAGGATACTACTGATGCCAAGGGCAACAGGCGTACCAAGACTTCAAACGCGAGTGATAAGTCCAATAGCAATAAGAAATCCTCTCAAGCTCAAACTGTTATTAAGAAGTCGGATGGATCAATCATCAAAAAATCATCCCAGGACGCCAGTGAATCCGACAACAAAGCAAGCTCATCCAATGTTCGCGAGAAAAACACAAATGCTGACGGATCCTCCAATGAGAGGTCTGAGCAAAACGCGTCCAAGTCATCCCACAAAGCCGCTTCAAGCAATAAACAGTCGAAGCAAGTAAACAAAGATGGATCTTCTGTTGAGTCTTCTGACAAAACTGCTTCAAACGAGAACAACAAAGCTGCGTCTAGCAACAAGcaacttaaacaaataaataaagatggTTCGTCTCGGGAAGCGTCAGAGCGTTCAGCTTCTAATGAAAGTGACAAAGCGGCTTCCACCAACAAGCAAACGAAACGAATCAACAAAGACGGATCTTCTACTCGAGCGTCTGAAAAATCGGCTTCAAAGGAGAACAGCAAGAATGCTTCTACcaacaaacaatcaaaaatAGTGAACAAAGACGGATCCTCTCAACAGTCCTCTGAAAAATCTGCCTCAAGTGAGAAGAATAAGGCTGCTTCGACCAACAAACaactgaaacaaataaataaagatggTTCGTCTCGGGAAGCGTCAGAGCGTTCAGCTTCTAATGAAAGTGACAAAGCGGCTTCCACCAACAAGCAAACGAAACGAATCAACAAAGACGGATCTTCTACTCGAGCGTCTGAAAAATCGGCTTCAAAGGAGAACAGCAAGAATGCTTCTACcaacaaacaatcaaaaatAGTGAACAAAGACGGATCCTCTCAACAGTCCTCTGAAAAATCTGCCTCAAGTGAGAAGAATAAGGCTGCTTCGACCAACAAACAAGTGAAACAAATCAACAAAGACGGATCTTCCAACGAGGCTTCTGAACAATCGGCTTCTAATGAAAGTAACAAAGCCTCATCAACCAACAAGCAATTGAAACAAATCAACAAAGATGGATCTTCCAAGATAGCCTCTGAGCAATCTGCTTCGAAACAGAACAGCAAGAATGCATCTAGCAACAAACAATTGAAACAAGTAAACAAAGATGGATCATCTAAACAGTCCTCTGAACAATCTGCTTCAAAAGAGAACAACAAGGCTGCATCCAAAAATACCCAAGTGAAACAGATTAACAAAGACGGATCTTCTCGCGAAGCATCAGAGCAATCTGCTTCAATTGAAAGCAACAAGGCTGCTTCCAgaaacacacaaacaaaacaaactaacAAAGACGGATCTTCCAAGGCAGCATCTGAACAATCTGCTTCCAAGCAGAAAAGCAAAGCTGCTTCTAAAAATACACAATTGAAACAAGTTAACAAGGACGGATCCACTGTACAGGCATCTGAACAATCTGCTTCAGTAGAGAACAGCAAAGCTGCTTCcaaaaacacacaattgaaACAAGTAAATAGGGACGGATCCTCTGTGCAGGCATCTGAACAATCTGCTTCAGTAGAGAACAGCAAAGCTGCTTCcaaaaacacacaattgaaAAAAGTTAACCGCGATGGATCCACCGTGGAGGCATCTCAACAAGCCGCCTCGAAAGAGAATAACAAGGCTGCTTCCAgcaacaaacaaataaaaaaagtaaacaaagatGGATCCACTTCGGAGGGTTCTGAGCAATCTGCTTCAAATGAAAGCAACAAGGCTGCTTCTAGCAACACGCAATCTAAAGTTGTAGGTGCCGATGGATCCGTAAAGACTGCCAGTGAACAGAAGGCTTCCAAGTCCAGCGCAGCCAATGCTAGCACAAACAAGCAGTCGCGCGTTGTTGGACCCGATGGCAGTAGCAGCATTAGCAGCAGCAGCCAAGCCTCGTCCTCTAGTTCCAGCTCCTCATCCTCATCTTCCACCGTTGAGGAGGTAGTTTCTGACGACGaatgttaaataattaagtaattcaACATTTTGACCCACGTccgtgtatattttttttgataaaggaACTTCAttgctttttaaattgatttttttcaaattatattttctttgttCATGTGTGCTTAATTCGAAATAAACGAAcgattgataaaatatattttttatttactactttagtTCTCACCATATTTAATGTGTACGAATTCTAGGTCCCCATCTCTCCAATCAAGAAGTGCAGTCTTTCTCAACGCACTAATACGggatgggcaaataagagtgatacactttgtttttaaattatatatccAAAAAATAACTATTCATCACCAAAATATAGCCGGGATACTGGGTAAAAGGGATATTATAAAGACTACAATTTTCGATTTACAGAAGTGCGTACCTAGGAAATATACGTATAATCTTTTCTTCGAAAAAGTTATGGCGAAGCATTTATCAACATTTAGAACCATACGATTATCAACGCACCAGTTCGATATAACATTCAAGTCGTCCTGCAGCAGTAAACAGTCTGTGGTACTGTTtattgttttgtatattttcagaTCGTCTGCATAAAATAGAAAGGGGCAAGACAATCGTTCTGCCAaatcatttataaaaacaataaacagcAACGGCCCCAAGTGTTACCCTTATGGTACTCCTGAGGTTAAAGGTACAGAAGCAGACAAAGATCCCTTGACAGCTACAAGTTGGCTCCTGTTATTCAAGTAGGAACATATTCACCTAAACAAATTACCATGTATTCCGTATAGTGCGAGCTTGTAACAAAGGATATCATGGTCCACTGTATCGAAGGCCTTAGAAAAATCCGTATATATAGTATCGACCTGACCACTATCCGCAAAGCTAGTACATAGTATAAACACAACTCACTCGAACTACTGGTAACTCGGGTTTGGTAGATTTGGAGGTTACTTGAAACTCAAACTTGAgacaaatacttttattatCTAGTAAAACTAGGTAGGAGTTTTACACGACTGTCTTTCTTCACGACCGACACTAGAATGTCGCAACTGGCCCGGTTCCCAATCGTCGACCCTCGTCATCCCCTCCAATCGATAATCACCTCACAGATTTCAACCAATCACCGATCAATAATATCGCGCCATTTTACTATAGACCGATATTGTTATTATCCATAtataccattattattattttttaattaaaaataaagcaatCAGATACACGAACCCTAACAATCGACCATCCTGATAACGGTTCCGTCCCGGAACACGTCCCCAGGTGGAAACCCTAACAATCGGGATCATGGCCAGTTGCACAAACTT is part of the Cydia pomonella isolate Wapato2018A chromosome 27, ilCydPomo1, whole genome shotgun sequence genome and encodes:
- the LOC133532782 gene encoding collagen alpha-1(III) chain-like isoform X11, translated to MKLSIALLSVVALVAVSGLPQPRPEPGSGVIEEISSSSKKAASSRSSSSSDESSSSTIIRGAGGKTIIKKTQAEQEQEQASASRKEESSQRIVKRVGGGVIEQDSSQRASSAQQQQSSSSAVKSEEQIISGRGGLVSKKTQKSAKQDSSQSASADSSKSSRKITRSGVEESQERKSAKSAKKSSAEQNEREELLIRGGNRVEKSQKNSKQAQSSRQSSNEQRRSSKRSGSSLEEKSSSRSSDRKQASSSESSEERERRERRGRTSVEIEEERRKKERSSKSSSSSENEESRRRRISGSSKETEEQHRRSSSKRSSSSEESEEELRRRVKKGGKDDDCDDGHGGPGRPGRPGRPGRPGRPGRPGRPGIPGGPGGPGTPGGPGTPGGPGAPGGPGAPGGPGGPGGPGAPGGPGAPGGPGAPGGPGAPGGPGAPGGPGAPGGPGGPGAPGGPGAPGGPGGPGAPGGPGAPGGPGAPGGPGAPGGPGAPGGPGGPGAPGGPGAPGGPGAPGGPGAPGGPGAPGGPGGPGAPGGPGAPGGPGAPGGPGAPGGPGGPGAPGGPGAPGGPGAPGGPGAPGGPGAPGGPGGPGAPGGPGAPGGPGAPGGPGAPGGPGGPGAPGGPGAPGGPGAPGGPGAPGGPGAPGGPGGPGAPGGPGAPGGPGAPGGPGAPGGPGGPGAPGGPGAPGGPGGPGAPGGPGGPGEPDQPGLPGGPSEPCGPGTPGGPGTPGLPGNPGKPDLPGTPGNPDQPGTPGKPDQPGTPGNPNQPGTPGNPDQPGTPGKPDQPGTPGNPDQPGTPGKPDQPGTPGNPDQPGTPGKPDQPGTPGNPDQPGTPDKPDLPGTPGKPDQPGTPNKPDQPGTPGQPDKPGTPDQPDQPGTPGQPDQPGTPDQPDQPGTPGQPDQPGTPDQPDQPGTPGQPDQPGTPDKPDQPGTPGQPDQPGTPDQPDQPGTPGGPGGPGAPGGPGAPGGPGAPGGPGAPGGPGAPGGPGAPGGPGGPGAPGGPGAPGGPGGPGAPGGPGAPGGPGGPGAPGGPGAPGGPGAPGGPGAPGGPGGPGAPGGPGAPGGPGAPGGPGAPGGPGAPGGPGAPGGPGAPGGPGGPGAPGGPGAPGGPGAPGGPGAPGGPGAPGGPGAPGGPGAPGGPGGPGAPGGPGAPGGPGAPGGPGAPGGPGAPGGPGAPGGPGGPGAPGGPGAPGGPGAPGGPGGPGAPGGPGAPGGPGGPGAPGGPGAPGGPGAPGGPGAPGGPGAPGGPGAPGGPGGPGAPGGPGAPGGPGAPGGPGAPGGPGGPGAPGGPGSPGKPGKPGKATKKTTSSHQESGTSSGNSSSQNEDTTDAKGNRRTKTSNASDKSNSNKKSSQAQTVIKKSDGSIIKKSSQDASESDNKASSSNVREKNTNADGSSNERSEQNASKSSHKAASSNKQSKQVNKDGSSVESSDKTASNENNKAASSNKQLKQINKDGSSREASERSASNESDKAASTNKQTKRINKDGSSTRASEKSASKENSKNASTNKQSKIVNKDGSSQQSSEKSASSEKNKAASTNKQLKQINKDGSSREASERSASNESDKAASTNKQTKRINKDGSSTRASEKSASKENSKNASTNKQSKIVNKDGSSQQSSEKSASSEKNKAASTNKQVKQINKDGSSNEASEQSASNESNKASSTNKQLKQINKDGSSKIASEQSASKQNSKNASSNKQLKQVNKDGSSKQSSEQSASKENNKAASKNTQVKQINKDGSSREASEQSASIESNKAASRNTQTKQTNKDGSSKAASEQSASKQKSKAASKNTQLKQVNKDGSTVQASEQSASVENSKAASKNTQLKQVNRDGSSVQASEQSASVENSKAASKNTQLKKVNRDGSTVEASQQAASKENNKAASSNKQIKKVNKDGSTSEGSEQSASNESNKAASSNTQSKVVGADGSVKTASEQKASKSSAANASTNKQSRVVGPDGSSSISSSSQASSSSSSSSSSSSTVEEVVSDDEC
- the LOC133532782 gene encoding collagen alpha-1(III) chain-like isoform X42 — its product is MKLSIALLSVVALVAVSGLPQPRPEPGSGVIEEISSSSKKAASSRSSSSSDESSSSTIIRGAGGKTIIKKTQAEQEQEQASASRKEESSQRIVKRVGGGVIEQDSSQRASSAQQQQSSSSAVKSEEQIISGRGGLVSKKTQKSAKQDSSQSASADSSKSSRKITRSGVEESQERKSAKSAKKSSAEQNEREELLIRGGNRVEKSQKNSKQAQSSRQSSNEQRRSSKRSGSSLEEKSSSRSSDRKQASSSESSEERERRERRGRTSVEIEEERRKKERSSKSSSSSENEESRRRRISGSSKETEEQHRRSSSKRSSSSEESEEELRRRVKKGGKDDDCDDGHGGPGRPGRPGRPGRPGRPGRPGRPGIPGGPGGPGTPGGPGTPGGPGAPGGPGAPGGPGGPGGPGAPGGPGAPGGPGAPGGPGAPGGPGAPGGPGAPGGPGGPGAPGGPGAPGGPGGPGAPGGPGAPGGPGAPGGPGAPGGPGAPGGPGGPGAPGGPGAPGGPGAPGGPGAPGGPGAPGGPGGPGAPGGPGAPGGPGAPGGPGAPGGPGGPGAPGGPGAPGGPGAPGGPGAPGGPGAPGGPGGPGAPGGPGAPGGPGAPGGPGAPGGPGGPGAPGGPGAPGGPGAPGGPGAPGGPGAPGGPGGPGAPGGPGAPGGPGAPGGPGAPGGPGGPGAPGGPGAPGGPGGPGAPGGPGGPGEPDQPGLPGGPSEPCGPGTPGGPGTPGLPGNPGKPDLPGTPGNPDQPGTPGKPDQPGTPGNPNQPGTPGNPDQPGTPGKPDQPGTPGNPDQPGTPGKPDQPGTPGNPDQPGTPGKPDQPGTPGNPDQPGTPDKPDLPGTPGKPDQPGTPNKPDQPGTPGQPDKPGTPDQPDQPGTPGQPDQPGTPDQPDQPGTPGQPDQPGTPDQPDQPGTPGQPDQPGTPDKPDQPGTPGQPDQPGTPDQPDQPGTPGGPGGPGAPGGPGAPGGPGAPGGPGAPGGPGAPGGPGAPGGPGGPGAPGGPGAPGGPGGPGAPGGPGAPGGPGGPGAPGGPGAPGGPGAPGGPGAPGGPGAPGGPGAPGGPGGPGAPGGPGAPGGPGAPGGPGAPGGPGAPGGPGAPGGPGAPGGPGAPGGPGGPGAPGGPGAPGGPGAPGGPGGPGAPGGPGAPGGPGGPGAPGGPGAPGGPGAPGGPGAPGGPGAPGGPGAPGGPGGPGAPGGPGAPGGPGAPGGPGAPGGPGGPGAPGGPGSPGKPGKPGKATKKTTSSHQESGTSSGNSSSQNEDTTDAKGNRRTKTSNASDKSNSNKKSSQAQTVIKKSDGSIIKKSSQDASESDNKASSSNVREKNTNADGSSNERSEQNASKSSHKAASSNKQSKQVNKDGSSVESSDKTASNENNKAASSNKQLKQINKDGSSREASERSASNESDKAASTNKQTKRINKDGSSTRASEKSASKENSKNASTNKQSKIVNKDGSSQQSSEKSASSEKNKAASTNKQLKQINKDGSSREASERSASNESDKAASTNKQTKRINKDGSSTRASEKSASKENSKNASTNKQSKIVNKDGSSQQSSEKSASSEKNKAASTNKQVKQINKDGSSNEASEQSASNESNKASSTNKQLKQINKDGSSKIASEQSASKQNSKNASSNKQLKQVNKDGSSKQSSEQSASKENNKAASKNTQVKQINKDGSSREASEQSASIESNKAASRNTQTKQTNKDGSSKAASEQSASKQKSKAASKNTQLKQVNKDGSTVQASEQSASVENSKAASKNTQLKQVNRDGSSVQASEQSASVENSKAASKNTQLKKVNRDGSTVEASQQAASKENNKAASSNKQIKKVNKDGSTSEGSEQSASNESNKAASSNTQSKVVGADGSVKTASEQKASKSSAANASTNKQSRVVGPDGSSSISSSSQASSSSSSSSSSSSTVEEVVSDDEC